The DNA segment ACTTGCATGCTTAAGACGCGCCGCCAGCGTTCGTTCTGAGCCAGGATCGAACTCTCCATGATTATTCTAAAGCCCCGAAGGGCAAAAGATTACCATTTTAATTCTTCCCAAGCTTTCATTAAAAGAAATCTTTAGGTTTTCAGGATTTCTCCTGAAATCGTAGTTTTCTTCGCTGTGCTGACATATCACTCTTTGTCATTCTACTGTTGTATTCTTTCCATCCTTAGTGCTTTCAAAAAGCTGTTCAGCTGTTGTTGCTGAGTGATGAAGAATATATATCCGATTCGATTTTATGTCAACAACTTTTTAAATTTTTTTTGAAATTTTTTGATTTTTTTTATTTTTCTTCAAAAAGCCTTTATTTATGCGGGTTTCAGGCTTTTTCAGTACTGAAAAAAAAATATAGAAATGTTATTTTTCTGCATTTTTTTTGACTTTTTTTATGCCAGCCCTGATTGGAGGGGGCGCAAAGCGCGTCCGGAGCACCTGCTGCGCAGGACCGGCCGGGAGGGAAAGCCCCAGAAAGCAGGTTATTTTAGAAATGCTGCTTCAAATGATTTGTACAAAACTGTATAACGTTGCCATGAAAAATCAAATCGAACTTACAAATGGTTCTCTATATAGAAACATTCTGCTTTTCAGTATTCCTCTCATGATTACAAATCTGCTGCAGGTGCTTTTTAATATGGCGGATGTAATCGTTGCGGGTCGGTTTGCAGGTAAACTTGCTCTTGCCAGCGTAGGTTCTACTTCCATGCTGATTTTTCTTTTTACAGGTTTTCTTATAGGACTTGGAAGCGGCATCAACGTACTGTCTGCATTTTTTCTTGGAAGCCGTAATCAGAAGCTGCTTGATGAAACCGTTCAGACTTCATTCTGGTTCAGTATTCTCTGGGGGTGTATTTTCTTTGCATCCGGTTTTTTACTGGCAAAACCCGTCCTGATACTGATGCAGACCAGGGTAGAGCTTCTTGAAAATGCCGTCCTGTACTTCAGAATTTATATGTTTGCAGTTCCTGCTGCCGCGGTATACAACTTTGGTTCCGGGATACTGACTTCCGGGGGTGATACTAAAAGACCTCTCATAATACTTTCATGCGCCGGGGTGCTGAACGTAATCCTCAACCTGATTTTTGTAATTGTGCTTAAGCTTTCTGTTGCCGGTGTTGCGCTGGCAACGGTGATTTCTCAATATGTCAGTGCGGTTCTTGTCATTTCTGTTCTTAAAAAAGGCATTGTATTTCAGAAAAATGGGGACAAAATTCCTGACCGTAAGACCAGATTTTCAGAAAATGCCGGAACTGATGAAAACTTCTCGGGAGAACAGACGGAATTCAGCGGAAAAATCAGGCTAAACCCCGCTCAGTTTTATCTTTCAAGAAATATTTTTTTTAAGCTTATGAAACTGGGGATTCCGGCGGGATTTCAAAATGCAGTTTTTTACGTTGCAAATATTTTTATTCAGACAGGGGTCAACCATTTCGATGCGGCTGTTGTTGCAGGATGTGCAGCTTCTCATAATGCTGAAAGCATTACTTTTGACTGCATGGCAGCTTTTTATACGGCAGGGGCAAGCTTTGTCGGACAGAATTTCGGTGCGCAGAAAAAAGACAGGATATTAAAAAGTTATCTTATCAGCACCGGATATGCAGCGGCTGTAAGTCTGATTTTCGGTGGTCTTTTCCTGGCATTCGGAAGGGAATTCATAGGACTTTTCAACAGTAATGCAGAGGTTATTGAAGGAGGATATACAAGGCTGGTCATAATGGCCCTTTCCATGTGGATTTCTGCTCCAATGGATGCAACGACTTCTGCTTCCAGGGGGCTCGGGAAAACTGCAGTTCCTTCCGTCATAATAATTCTTGGCAGCTGCGTTTTCAGGATTTTCTGGATATACACGATTTTTAAACATTTTATGACTATAAAATCCCTGTTCCTGCTGTTTCCTATAAGCTGGGGAATTACGGCTATAGCCGAAGTAATTTATTTTATAAAAATTTACAGAAAATGCTGCTGATTTGTGGGGATTTTGAAAATTCAGTGAAAATATATATACAGGAAAATAAAACTCTGGCGCCGGGTAATTTTTCTAAAATTCTAAATGTGCTGCATTTGCGGCAGAGGGTATATTATGAATGCACTGAATCAAATTATTTTAGAAGGAAACGTATGCAGACAGCCTGAAAAGCGTACTTTTGACGGGAATTTCAGAGTCTGTACGGTACCGATTGCCGTGAGCCGCCGATTTAAAAACCGGGAAGGGAAAAATGACGAAGAAGTTTCTTACTTCGAAATTGACACTTACGGAAATCTGGCTGATGCCTGTGAAAAGTGGTGTCCGACAGGAAGAGGAATAAGGGTTGTCGGCCGTCTTAAGCAGGACAGATGGACAGGAGATGACGGTAAAAAAAACAGCAGGATTAAGGTAATAGCAGAACATATTGAGTTTAAGTACTTTAACAAAAAAGATGCCGACGGTAATGAAGAACCGGTACAGGAAACTGCGGATAATGTTGAACTTCCAGGCCCTACAAAAAAACAGAAACTTGCCATGCTTGCAGAAGCTGCGCAGGCCACTCAAAAAGATCAGGAATCAGGAGAATTAGCATTCTGAGTCTGCCTGACAAAAAATCCAACATTTAGTTTCTAACTGGAGTCAAATTATGAAAAACTCAAGATTTATAAAATCCATGACTCTTGCAGTCATGGCATGCGGAGGCATGGTTATTACCGGCTGCAATGAGCCTGAATCAAAAGAACAGCCTGAATTGTTTGAAAAATGCACTCTTCCTGAAAATATTGGAGACAACCCTTTCAGAGACCTGATTTTTGAAGACAATGCTACCCGCTTTGTTTTTTACGAAGACACGGCACTCATTTACAAAAATCTAAAAGAAGACGGATCGGAAGAAAATGAAGGAACAGACAACTGGCAGCCTTCTGCACGATACAGATACAGCTACAACACATTGAAAAATCAGCTCTATATGTCAGGCATAGGTTTCTTTAAAAGCGGAACTGAATGCTGCACACCTTCTGAATACTACAAAGACTGTATCGGTATTTACAAATCCCTTTTTGGAACAGAAGACATTCCTGACACTGCAAAAGACTATATCAGGAAAATTTCAGAAAAAGAGTTTTCAACCTGCCTGACTTTTGAATACGAAGAAGAAGGCGAATCCCTGACATTGAGTTATGTTCCGTCCTGCAGGTTCAGGACTTCTAAAAGCGACAACTACTACGGTTCTGATGACAGCTTCATCTATGATTTTTACGGAAATAAGTTTTCGTTTGTAGAAAAAAAATCAAAACATAAATACATCTTTGTTCCGGAATTCAACGAAACCAATTTTTCAGGACTGCTGCTTGATCATAAAACCTATCTGCCTGAAGGTACGGTAAGCGGTAAGTATTCATCTGTCATAACCTCTTCTGAGGGAAGATTTAAAGAGGGGTATACGGTTTTTACCTTTACGGAAGTACCGGAAATACTGAAAGAAATCTCGGGAAAGAAAATCAAGCTGAATTTTTTCTGCGGCAAAAAACTTGTGCTGACAAAAATATCTGAATAAAAAAAACAGCTGCGTTGAAGTACATCCCCTGAAATAAATCCCTGTTTATTCAAATTCGGGAGATGTACTTCATACGCAGTACCTGTTAAGCAACAACTTTTATGAAGTCAGAATTATCTGCGTCCTGTTTTTCTTTTCGGACTGCGCTTCTGAGAATGTTTTACCCCGGATTTTTCTTCCTGTTCTTTACGGGCTGCGCTCTGCTGAAATGCTTCTATCTTTTCAGGATCATAGAAACCGTCTTTCCAGTTGAATCTTGAAGCCCCCTGTACAGGCTGATGATTATTAATAAGCGAGATAAGAGTTTTAACATCACTTCTTGTTACGCGGGTTTTTGAAAAGTCGATAAGCTGACGGGACCAGCCCTTATTCTTCAGCGAAACCATTTTATCTACGATACTGTACGGAGATTCAGGCATAACGAAAGAACCGTCCGGTGTAGAATTAACCTTGAATGTCATCCGTTCCTTATCTGAAAAATATGTGAAGTCATAAGATTCAGGAAGCTTAAACCTGAGCCTGAACAAAGCAGGATAAGAGAATACAGAAACCAGAACACGGCTTCTCTCCGAAGAAGATTCAAAAATACGTTCCAGATTCCGTTCAGAATTTTCTATCGGAGTCTGCAGTGCCATTACATTCTGATTTTCGAGGAAACTTACAGCCCAGCGGTTAAACGTATACAGATACGGGCCTGCAATTACATTTACCTTCTTACCGCGAAGCATGGCCAGATGAGCAAGATTATTTGCAATAAATGCCGTATACCCCTTTTCTATAAGGAGATCCAGCGTCTGGCGGAGTTTTGCTTCCGTTCCTGCAGGCACAAAAGGATCAAGACTTATCACCACCATTTTCTTACTGAACGGAAGTACCGGCTTTTCAGCACTGTCTTTTTTGAGAAGGTCATATTCAGTATCAGAGTTAAGTTCAAGTATATATTTTACAGGATGAAGGGCCTGCACTACATGAGCATCTGCTACCGTAGAAACCTGAACATATATTCCTTCCGGAAACCAGTTCAGTTCATTTTTTGCCAGAGGCGTAAGATCAAGAACAGGCAGACGTTCCGGACCGGGCTGTTTTCTGAAACCTGTGAGATCTACAGGCAGAACCCTCTTGTACCTCTTTGACATGGATTTCGTCTGAAGAAGATACACACTGTCCCCCTGATTAAATCCCAGAGGAATATCTATCCAGCGGTTACCCTTTTCGTCAGTCGTAATTACCCGGACTTTATGACTTGCACGTCCGGTATCATCTTTTTTATGAAGCCTTATACTGTCTCCTGCATCAGGATCATAAGAACCGCCTTTTATTACAGCCATCTGAATGAAATTTGCCTTACGTTCTTCTTCTGTTTTAGGTTCCGGTCTTCCGGCTTCAGAAATCTTGCGCTCACTTTCAGAAGATTCACGGACAGATGCGATTTTTCCGAGATAAATACCTGTTCCGCCAGCCTGTTTAGGATT comes from the Treponema rectale genome and includes:
- a CDS encoding MATE family efflux transporter, yielding MKNQIELTNGSLYRNILLFSIPLMITNLLQVLFNMADVIVAGRFAGKLALASVGSTSMLIFLFTGFLIGLGSGINVLSAFFLGSRNQKLLDETVQTSFWFSILWGCIFFASGFLLAKPVLILMQTRVELLENAVLYFRIYMFAVPAAAVYNFGSGILTSGGDTKRPLIILSCAGVLNVILNLIFVIVLKLSVAGVALATVISQYVSAVLVISVLKKGIVFQKNGDKIPDRKTRFSENAGTDENFSGEQTEFSGKIRLNPAQFYLSRNIFFKLMKLGIPAGFQNAVFYVANIFIQTGVNHFDAAVVAGCAASHNAESITFDCMAAFYTAGASFVGQNFGAQKKDRILKSYLISTGYAAAVSLIFGGLFLAFGREFIGLFNSNAEVIEGGYTRLVIMALSMWISAPMDATTSASRGLGKTAVPSVIIILGSCVFRIFWIYTIFKHFMTIKSLFLLFPISWGITAIAEVIYFIKIYRKCC
- a CDS encoding single-stranded DNA-binding protein, which encodes MNALNQIILEGNVCRQPEKRTFDGNFRVCTVPIAVSRRFKNREGKNDEEVSYFEIDTYGNLADACEKWCPTGRGIRVVGRLKQDRWTGDDGKKNSRIKVIAEHIEFKYFNKKDADGNEEPVQETADNVELPGPTKKQKLAMLAEAAQATQKDQESGELAF
- a CDS encoding peptidase U32 family protein, whose product is MSELLAPAGNPEALDAAIGEGADAVYLGLKSFNARLRSSNFAWNQFEGAVNSLHKMGKKIYVTVNTVCEESETERLYRFLNYLNKIKPDGLIVQDFGVIRMCQEFAPDLELHASTQMNVASAAAANLLCKQGLKRVVVARELGLEEIKNIKANTNAEIEMFVHGALCVSESGLCLFSSYLGGKSANRGMCTQACRRLYNAEIPGSVSSGYYFSPCDLQLIDHIPELMEAGVDSFKIEGRMKSAEYVGAVTAAYRFVMDHYKEDRKGVIAEGKRILSTDFARSKTDYWYGFKDIGEGVDNAGAKILNPKQAGGTGIYLGKIASVRESSESERKISEAGRPEPKTEEERKANFIQMAVIKGGSYDPDAGDSIRLHKKDDTGRASHKVRVITTDEKGNRWIDIPLGFNQGDSVYLLQTKSMSKRYKRVLPVDLTGFRKQPGPERLPVLDLTPLAKNELNWFPEGIYVQVSTVADAHVVQALHPVKYILELNSDTEYDLLKKDSAEKPVLPFSKKMVVISLDPFVPAGTEAKLRQTLDLLIEKGYTAFIANNLAHLAMLRGKKVNVIAGPYLYTFNRWAVSFLENQNVMALQTPIENSERNLERIFESSSERSRVLVSVFSYPALFRLRFKLPESYDFTYFSDKERMTFKVNSTPDGSFVMPESPYSIVDKMVSLKNKGWSRQLIDFSKTRVTRSDVKTLISLINNHQPVQGASRFNWKDGFYDPEKIEAFQQSAARKEQEEKSGVKHSQKRSPKRKTGRR